The genomic window GAGAAGAGCTGAACGCATCGACGCCGCCGCGGCCGCGTTCATTCTTCAGGGAGCGCTCGACAGGCTCTCGTCGCTCTGAAGCGCCGTACTGCGCGTGTGCCGTGCTGCCCACCACGCCCGGATCTCACGGCGCTTTCGGAACGCGACGATGCCCAGCACGATGAACGTGTCGACCACGAGCGCGCGCGCAACAAGCGGCGGTATGGTTTCCGGCTCGATTCCAAGCACATTGCCATAGATTTGGAAGACCAGATCGTGCGTCTCACGCGTCAGCATGAAAAATCCGAAGCTGATATCGTGATAGGAAAGCCCATACCAGGCGATCAGCGATCCCACCGGCGCGGCCCAGAGTATCAGAAACCATTTCATGATCGTGGCCTCGCATCGGGGAAGGTGTGGACGGACGCTGTCGCGGCGGCGATCCGGTTCTTGAGGTAAGCATTGGAAGCGGTCGCATCGTCGTCGGCAGCGGCTGTTTTAACGGTGGTCCCGTCAAGGAACAGCGCTACCGCCCCCGTCATCAGGAGCAGACCGGCTTCGATGAACACGCCTGCATCCACCCTGCCCTCGAGCCAGCTGAAGGCATGTGTTGCCGCTGTCAGCACCAATGCGCCGGTGACGGCAGCAACAAGCGTCTCGCCCGAATCGCGCTTGGTTGCGTCCGCGCCGAACAGCGCAAAGAGCGCCGCCAGGCAAAACAATGCGGCTATGCCGAATTCAGCGAATCCGAAGAGATGATGGACGCTCAACCAAGCAAACATGCCGGGCTCTGTGCCCAAGGGCGACGGGAC from Georhizobium profundi includes these protein-coding regions:
- a CDS encoding DUF6105 family protein; this encodes MKWFLILWAAPVGSLIAWYGLSYHDISFGFFMLTRETHDLVFQIYGNVLGIEPETIPPLVARALVVDTFIVLGIVAFRKRREIRAWWAARHTRSTALQSDESLSSAP